TCCTCGAAGAACTGCGTCTAAAGAAAAGGACAGATCCATTCACCCGGACTTACATGGTGCCTTGAAAAGCTTGGAGATTGTTGTCGCAAACATGGCAGAATTTGTTGTGTTTCTGGGTGGATGTGAGCAGATGTCTGGCAGGCCTTATGATGCCTACCTTTATACGGACCACTTCATGTTTGGCCGGCACGTAGAGAAGCAGCAACTCTTGAGCTTCTTGCTGCAACATGACCCTCCCGGTGATTTTCCAGCCGTGCTCCCGATCATTGGTGGCGTCGCGGTCGGAAAGAAAACGTTGGTTGCTCATGTCTGCGACAACGAGAGGGTCCGCTCACATTTCGCTTCTATTTTGCATTTAAACGGAGATAGTCTCTTGAGAATAATCGAGCATGGAAGGAGGACCATATCAGGGACCACTTTGGTGGTTGTTGATTTTGTTTCAGATGTAGTTGAGGAGGATTGGGCGAAGTTTTACTCCTTTCTTAGAAGAATGAGCAAAGGAAGCAAGGTGATCATCATAAGCAAGCTTCAAAGGATAGCAAGATTTGGGACTGTGAAGCCAATTTGTCTCAGTCACCTCTCCTATGAGGAGTTTTGGTACCTCTTCAAGACACTCACGTTTGGCAGTGCAGACCCATCAGAGCACCCGCAGCTAGTGCGGATCGCGGAagaatttgcaaagatatttcaggcaGGAGGATCACTCGTCACGACGAATGCATTCGCGGATGTGTTCAGAAGGAATCTGGATGTTCAATTCTGGCTTTGCGTACTGGGCAAAACCAAACGAGTGATTCAGAAGAACCTATCCGAGCACGgtgtatatccatatctgctctttGAACAAGGTCATCCGGTGGACATAACTGACTTCGCTTTGCATCCGTCGTCTGCAGTTCGCATCACCAACTGTACTAATAGCAGCAACAGACTGACTAATAATGATCTGTTGAAAAAGGAAACGGTGACACTTGGAGAACTGCTGGTAAACCCGAATAACAGACCAAAAGGGGAGTTCAGTCTGTTGGCATGGGAATCAAGGATACCCCCTTACACAAGGTTTGAACACTTCGTTGCAAGTTCTGTTCAAGATCTACCTCAAAGTGTTAACTTGTCCGGGAGGAAGAAACGCCGAGTGCCTATCTGATCTTATATGCTAGTATAACATTTGCTTCCAGTTTAGATAGTGATCTTGCTGATCTTGTAATATGACGCTTGTGTAGTGTAACTACCTTCCTGCTTTTCAGATATGTTGAATAGAAACGTGCTAAAATGACTCGTGGCATTAGTGGCGTTTGGCTATTTGGCTACctgtatttcagttctgttttccgtTTCCTGTTTAGTCTCCCTCTTCTTCCATTTGTTTCTTTTTATCATACTAGCAATTCTTTCGTCGAGAAGAATTTCATTTCACCACGACTTTGCATCTAGAAGATGGGCCCAACAATAATTCATTACAAGTCTTTTCTTGAGGAAATAATTTATTACAAGTAGATTACATGAAATGAACAAAATTGGTAAAAATCCATGAATTTAAAAATGTGCGGTGAGCCACGGGGAACCGGTGAGAGCAGGGAAAGCTCCCCAAGGGGACAGGAGCGAGGACCGGCACGACCACACCGCAGCAAGGTTGAGACACTGGCATGGGGCGTAGAGCGACGATcatagcatctacagccggacgccTCAAAAGTCCAAGCGGACGACCCGGTCAAAAAATTGTGACCCAGACGGGCTCCTCAAACGGGTCTTAAACGCCCGGGCTGACGCAAactaacctgtggttggatggttagacgaactgtggtatccccagctcatcagggttcaaatcctggtgctcgcatttattcctggatttatttcaggattttcggcgatgcgcattcagtgagaggagacgttcccgtcgacgacgaggtgcctacggcgacttcgtaaattttaagatagatatgccggctcagtctgtcggatgtgctataggggtgagtgtatgcacgtgtatatgagcgcttgcgcctCTACTGTGCTAAAGAAACGCCTGGGCTGACCGGCAAGCCTCATATCCAGCGCAAATTTGGGGCAGATATGGGGAGGCCCGGGTGCCACAGGGTGCGTCCGCCACATCGGACTGACATGCGGGTCCCTCTGAAAAACACTGGGAAACATGTCGGTCTGAAACTCGTCTCCACAATCAAGTAGCCATGACAACACGCCGACGGGTCAGGAGCTATTCTTATCTAACGACGGAGTGCCGGCTATAGCTCCTGGAGTAGATCCGGGCAAGGCGTGAAGCCCAGATTGTCGCGGGGCTACCT
The Triticum dicoccoides isolate Atlit2015 ecotype Zavitan chromosome 3A, WEW_v2.0, whole genome shotgun sequence genome window above contains:
- the LOC119271019 gene encoding disease resistance protein RGA2-like encodes the protein MEVAISAVTSELVSRFISFLMNKYQSHSHTQLEEEKLAEKLQHLLIRVGTVVEEADRRCIANSGMLMQLKMLSEAMYRGHHVPDAFNVQQLLESSIIDEVSDSSSVSYLSFPFKRPRRTASKEKDRSIHPDLHGALKSLEIVVANMAEFVVFLGGCEQMSGRPYDAYLYTDHFMFGRHVEKQQLLSFLLQHDPPGDFPAVLPIIGGVAVGKKTLVAHVCDNERVRSHFASILHLNGDSLLRIIEHGRRTISGTTLVVVDFVSDVVEEDWAKFYSFLRRMSKGSKVIIISKLQRIARFGTVKPICLSHLSYEEFWYLFKTLTFGSADPSEHPQLVRIAEEFAKIFQAGGSLVTTNAFADVFRRNLDVQFWLCVLGKTKRVIQKNLSEHGVYPYLLFEQGHPVDITDFALHPSSAVRITNCTNSSNRLTNNDLLKKETVTLGELLVNPNNRPKGEFSLLAWESRIPPYTRFEHFVASSVQDLPQSVNLSGRKKRRVPI